One Cedecea neteri DNA segment encodes these proteins:
- a CDS encoding rhodanese-related sulfurtransferase — MPVLHNRVSNEELRERMLAETEPRTTISFYKYFSIETPQATRDALYQLFLSLNVFGRVYLAHEGINAQISVPESRVDALREAIYTFHPALNNLRLNIALEDDGKSFWVLRMKVRDRIVADGIDDPTFDASDVGEYLKAAEVNAMLDDPSAVFIDMRNHYEYEVGHFEDAVEIPADTFREQLPKAVDMMQDDKEKKIVMYCTGGIRCEKASAWMRHNGFKNVYHIEGGIIEYARRAREQGLPVRFVGKNFVFDERMGERISDDVIAHCHQCGTPCDSHTNCKNDGCHLLFIQCPACAEKFSGCCSEVCRDELALSPEEQRRRRAGRENGNKIFNKSRGMLNTTLSIPDPEK; from the coding sequence ATGCCAGTGTTACACAACCGCGTATCGAATGAGGAGCTGCGCGAGCGCATGCTTGCCGAAACCGAGCCGCGCACGACCATCTCATTCTACAAATATTTTTCTATCGAAACGCCGCAGGCGACCCGTGATGCGCTGTACCAGCTGTTCCTGAGCCTCAATGTGTTTGGCCGCGTCTATCTGGCGCATGAAGGGATCAACGCTCAGATTAGCGTCCCGGAAAGCCGTGTTGATGCCCTTCGTGAGGCGATTTACACTTTTCACCCGGCTTTAAATAATCTGCGCCTGAATATTGCTCTGGAAGATGACGGCAAATCCTTCTGGGTGCTGCGCATGAAGGTACGCGACCGTATCGTCGCTGACGGTATTGACGATCCTACGTTTGACGCAAGCGACGTGGGGGAATATCTGAAAGCAGCCGAAGTGAATGCGATGCTCGACGATCCAAGCGCGGTATTTATCGATATGCGTAACCACTACGAATATGAAGTGGGGCACTTCGAGGATGCCGTCGAAATTCCGGCCGACACCTTCCGTGAGCAGCTGCCGAAAGCCGTGGATATGATGCAGGATGACAAAGAGAAGAAAATTGTCATGTATTGCACCGGCGGCATTCGCTGTGAAAAAGCCAGCGCCTGGATGCGCCATAACGGCTTCAAAAATGTGTATCACATTGAAGGCGGGATTATTGAATATGCACGCCGAGCGCGTGAGCAAGGGCTACCGGTGCGCTTTGTCGGGAAAAACTTTGTTTTCGATGAGCGCATGGGCGAACGTATTTCTGACGATGTGATCGCCCATTGCCATCAGTGCGGGACGCCGTGCGACAGCCATACCAACTGCAAAAATGACGGCTGCCACCTGCTGTTTATTCAGTGTCCGGCCTGCGCTGAGAAATTCTCTGGCTGCTGCAGTGAAGTTTGCCGTGATGAGCTGGCGCTATCTCCAGAAGAACAGCGTCGCCGCCGGGCGGGGCGCGAAAACGGGAATAAGATCTTCAATAAATCTCGTGGGATGCTGAATACCACGCTGAGTATTCCTGACCCAGAGAAGTAA
- a CDS encoding cytochrome b, giving the protein MQWRNSPERYGHFSVLLHWLVAATVYGMFALGLWMVTLGYYDVWYHKAPEIHKSIGILLMSALVIRILWRFISPPPPPLKSYSRLTRISALAAHILLYALLFAILLSGYLISTADGKPISVFGWFDVPATLTDFGAQADLAGTVHLWLAWTVVIVSVLHALAALKHHFLDKDATLKRMLGKASR; this is encoded by the coding sequence ATGCAATGGCGAAACTCACCCGAACGCTATGGACATTTTTCGGTTCTGCTTCACTGGCTTGTCGCCGCCACGGTTTACGGAATGTTTGCACTCGGACTGTGGATGGTGACGCTGGGCTATTACGACGTCTGGTATCATAAAGCACCAGAAATACATAAGAGCATCGGCATATTGTTAATGTCTGCTCTTGTGATTCGTATTCTCTGGCGTTTTATATCGCCTCCACCGCCACCGTTAAAAAGTTATTCACGCCTGACACGCATCAGCGCGTTGGCTGCACATATTTTGCTGTATGCATTACTGTTCGCCATTTTGCTGAGCGGGTATCTGATTTCAACCGCCGACGGCAAACCTATTAGTGTTTTTGGCTGGTTCGATGTGCCCGCCACGCTGACGGACTTCGGGGCACAGGCTGACCTTGCCGGGACAGTTCATCTCTGGCTGGCATGGACCGTAGTGATTGTGTCTGTACTACATGCCCTCGCGGCCTTAAAGCACCATTTTCTAGATAAAGATGCCACCCTCAAGCGCATGCTCGGGAAAGCATCCCGTTAA
- a CDS encoding YceI family protein: MKKILLGATLGALLFTTGSAVAADYKIDKQGQHAFVNFRIQHLGYSWLYGTFRDFDGSFTFDEQNPAADKVNVTINTTSVDTNHAERDKHLRSAEFLNVSKFPQATFASTEVKKDGETLDITGNLTLNGVTKPVTLKAKLIGQGNDPWGGVRAGFEAEGKIKLKEFNITQDLGPASQDVDLIISVEGVRQ; this comes from the coding sequence ATGAAGAAAATCCTGCTGGGAGCCACCTTAGGCGCTCTGTTATTCACCACCGGCTCTGCCGTGGCCGCTGACTATAAAATTGATAAACAAGGGCAGCATGCGTTTGTGAATTTCCGCATTCAACACCTCGGTTATAGCTGGCTGTACGGCACCTTCCGCGATTTTGACGGCAGCTTTACCTTCGACGAGCAAAACCCTGCGGCAGATAAAGTTAACGTCACCATCAATACCACCAGCGTGGATACCAACCATGCCGAGCGTGACAAACACCTGCGTAGCGCAGAGTTCCTCAACGTGTCGAAGTTCCCACAGGCGACCTTCGCCTCAACGGAAGTGAAGAAAGATGGCGAAACGCTGGATATTACCGGCAACCTGACGCTAAACGGCGTGACAAAGCCGGTCACGCTCAAAGCTAAGCTGATTGGTCAGGGTAACGATCCGTGGGGCGGCGTGCGCGCGGGGTTTGAGGCCGAAGGTAAAATTAAGCTGAAGGAGTTCAATATTACTCAGGATCTGGGGCCGGCTTCTCAGGACGTTGACCTGATCATTTCTGTCGAAGGCGTGCGTCAGTAA
- the pyrC gene encoding dihydroorotase, translating to MTALPQVLKIRRPDDWHIHLRDGEMLKTVVPYTSQTYGRAIVMPNLVPPVTSVDAAIAYRQRILDAVPAGQKFEPLMTCYLTDTLDPNEVERGFNEGVFTAAKLYPANATTNSAHGVTSTAAILPVLERMQKIGMPLLVHGEVTHADIDIFDREARFIETVMEPLRRQLPELKVVFEHITTKDAAQYVKEGNSLIGATITPQHLMFNRNHMLVGGIRPHLYCLPILKRSVHQEALRELVASGCDRVFLGTDSAPHARHRKEASCGCAGCFNAPSALGAYATVFEEMNALQHFEAFASLNGPRFYGLPVNEDHIELIRVAEKMPELIEAGDDSIVPFLAGEEVVWSVKG from the coding sequence ATGACCGCATTACCTCAGGTATTAAAAATCCGCCGCCCAGATGACTGGCATATCCACCTTCGTGACGGTGAGATGCTGAAAACCGTGGTGCCTTACACCAGTCAGACCTATGGCCGTGCGATTGTCATGCCCAATCTTGTGCCTCCTGTTACCAGCGTGGATGCCGCTATCGCTTATCGCCAGCGCATTCTCGATGCCGTCCCGGCCGGGCAAAAGTTTGAACCGCTGATGACCTGCTACCTGACCGACACGCTGGATCCCAACGAAGTCGAACGCGGGTTCAATGAGGGCGTATTTACCGCCGCCAAGCTTTACCCGGCGAACGCCACGACTAACTCCGCTCACGGCGTAACCAGCACCGCGGCCATCCTGCCGGTGCTTGAACGTATGCAAAAAATTGGCATGCCGCTGCTGGTGCACGGCGAAGTCACCCATGCTGACATCGATATTTTCGATCGTGAAGCGCGCTTTATTGAAACCGTCATGGAGCCGCTGCGTCGCCAGTTGCCTGAGCTGAAAGTGGTGTTTGAGCATATCACCACCAAAGATGCCGCCCAGTATGTGAAAGAAGGTAACTCGCTGATTGGCGCGACTATCACACCTCAGCACCTGATGTTTAACCGCAACCACATGCTGGTGGGCGGGATTCGCCCGCATCTGTACTGCCTGCCTATCCTGAAACGCAGCGTCCACCAGGAAGCCTTGCGCGAACTGGTTGCCAGCGGCTGCGATCGCGTCTTCCTGGGTACCGACTCTGCGCCGCATGCCCGTCATCGCAAAGAAGCCAGCTGTGGCTGCGCCGGCTGTTTTAACGCGCCTTCCGCGCTGGGGGCTTATGCGACGGTATTTGAAGAAATGAATGCGCTGCAGCATTTTGAAGCTTTCGCTTCGCTGAACGGTCCGCGATTCTACGGTCTGCCGGTCAACGAAGATCATATCGAACTGATTCGCGTCGCTGAGAAAATGCCGGAGCTGATTGAAGCCGGTGACGACAGCATCGTACCGTTCCTGGCGGGTGAAGAAGTCGTCTGGTCGGTTAAAGGCTAA
- a CDS encoding Kdo(2)-lipid IV(A) acyltransferase, which produces MTNLPQFSRALLHPRYWLTWLGIGFLYLLVQLPYPVLYRIGCGLGRLAKRLMKRRAKIAYRNLELCFPDMSEEKREQMVVANFESVGMGLIETGMAWFWSTERINKWCHYEGVEIVKGIEKTGQGILLIGIHFLTLELGARIFGIKTPGIGVYRPNDNPLLDWLQTWGRMRSNKSMIDRKDLKGMIRALKNGDIIWYAPDHDYGPRGSEFVPFFAVEQAATTTGTYTLAKLSGACAVPFVPRRLPDGKGYELTIIEPELNPPLESPEETARWMNKIVEKCILMAPEQYMWLHRRFKTRPEGMPDRYK; this is translated from the coding sequence ATGACGAACTTACCGCAATTCTCTCGTGCGTTGCTGCACCCACGTTACTGGCTCACCTGGTTGGGTATCGGCTTTTTATACCTGCTGGTGCAACTCCCCTACCCGGTACTTTATCGCATCGGCTGCGGGCTGGGCCGGCTTGCAAAACGCCTGATGAAACGTCGCGCAAAAATAGCCTACCGCAACCTTGAGCTCTGCTTCCCGGACATGAGCGAGGAAAAACGCGAACAGATGGTGGTCGCCAACTTCGAGTCCGTCGGCATGGGGCTGATTGAGACCGGCATGGCCTGGTTCTGGTCTACGGAGCGCATCAATAAATGGTGCCACTACGAAGGTGTCGAGATCGTTAAAGGCATCGAGAAAACCGGCCAGGGCATTTTACTGATTGGCATTCACTTCCTGACGCTGGAGTTGGGTGCCCGTATCTTCGGCATTAAAACGCCAGGCATTGGCGTGTATCGCCCCAATGACAATCCGCTGCTCGACTGGCTGCAGACCTGGGGACGCATGCGTTCCAATAAAAGCATGATTGACCGCAAAGACCTGAAAGGCATGATCCGCGCGCTGAAAAATGGCGACATTATTTGGTACGCGCCGGACCACGATTACGGCCCTAGAGGCAGCGAATTTGTGCCATTCTTCGCCGTTGAACAAGCCGCGACCACGACGGGAACCTACACACTCGCCAAACTCTCCGGCGCCTGCGCCGTGCCCTTTGTTCCTCGTCGTCTGCCAGACGGCAAAGGCTACGAGCTGACGATTATAGAGCCAGAGCTTAACCCGCCACTTGAAAGCCCCGAGGAGACGGCGCGCTGGATGAACAAAATTGTAGAAAAGTGCATCCTGATGGCGCCAGAGCAATATATGTGGCTGCATCGCCGATTTAAGACTCGCCCGGAAGGAATGCCGGACCGCTACAAATAA
- the bssS gene encoding biofilm formation regulator BssS, whose amino-acid sequence MEKNSDVIQTHPLVGWDISTVDSYDAMMLRLHYLTSNNQKHDETEIGQTLWLTTDVARQFISILEAGIAKIESSDYQESDYRKH is encoded by the coding sequence ATGGAAAAAAATAGTGATGTTATTCAGACTCATCCCCTCGTCGGATGGGATATCAGCACCGTCGACAGCTACGACGCCATGATGCTGCGCCTGCATTACCTGACATCCAATAATCAGAAGCACGATGAAACCGAGATAGGCCAGACGCTCTGGCTGACCACCGATGTCGCCCGGCAATTTATTTCCATCCTTGAGGCCGGGATAGCCAAAATTGAATCCAGTGATTACCAGGAAAGCGATTATCGCAAGCATTGA
- the dinI gene encoding DNA damage-inducible protein I, giving the protein MRIEVTIAKTTPLPPGAIDALASELSRRINQHFPDTSSEVQVRYASGNNLSVLGGAKEDKTRISEILQETWESADDWFSAD; this is encoded by the coding sequence ATGCGTATTGAAGTGACTATAGCCAAAACCACACCGTTGCCGCCAGGGGCTATCGACGCCCTTGCCAGTGAGCTTTCCCGCCGTATCAATCAACATTTCCCCGACACCAGCAGCGAAGTGCAGGTACGTTATGCCTCAGGCAATAATCTCTCCGTGCTGGGCGGTGCCAAAGAAGATAAAACGCGAATCAGCGAGATCCTCCAGGAAACCTGGGAAAGCGCTGACGATTGGTTCTCTGCCGACTAA
- a CDS encoding lipoprotein, with translation MKKIVFAAALMLSGLLAGCNQLTQYSVSEQEINQSLEKHNNFSKDIGLPGVAEAHVVLTHLVSQIGREEPNKITLTGDANLDMTSLFGNQKAILKLKLKALPVFNKEQGAIYLQEMEVVDAQVEPQKMQTVLQTMIPYLNQSLRSYFNQQPAYILSEDRSTGESLAKKYAKGIEVKPGEIIIPLTE, from the coding sequence ATGAAGAAGATTGTTTTTGCCGCAGCATTGATGCTCAGCGGCCTGCTCGCCGGATGCAACCAGTTAACGCAGTACAGCGTGAGTGAACAGGAAATCAACCAATCGCTGGAAAAACACAATAACTTCTCCAAGGACATTGGCCTGCCCGGCGTGGCTGAAGCCCATGTAGTGTTAACCCATTTAGTCAGCCAGATTGGACGGGAAGAGCCGAATAAAATTACCCTGACCGGTGATGCCAATCTCGACATGACGTCGCTGTTTGGTAACCAGAAGGCCATCCTGAAGCTCAAGCTGAAAGCGCTGCCGGTGTTCAATAAAGAGCAAGGTGCCATCTACCTGCAGGAAATGGAGGTGGTTGATGCTCAGGTCGAACCGCAAAAAATGCAGACCGTGCTGCAGACCATGATCCCTTATCTTAATCAGTCCCTGCGCAGCTACTTCAATCAACAGCCTGCTTATATCCTGAGCGAAGATCGCAGCACAGGTGAGTCGCTGGCGAAGAAATATGCCAAAGGCATTGAAGTCAAACCCGGTGAGATAATCATTCCGTTAACGGAATAG
- a CDS encoding DUF2770 family protein translates to MIRFIQFLTNNIREHFILYLFLWAMLALLDLAYIYFF, encoded by the coding sequence ATGATTCGCTTTATTCAATTTTTAACCAACAATATTCGCGAACACTTTATTCTGTATCTTTTCCTCTGGGCAATGCTTGCGCTTCTCGATCTGGCTTATATTTATTTCTTTTAA
- the solA gene encoding N-methyl-L-tryptophan oxidase, with protein MNYDLIIVGSGSVGAAAGCYATHSGLKVLMIDSGHPPHDQGSHHGDTRLMRHAYGEGEKYVPLVLRAQKLWDALAEASGEKLFHRTGVINLGPADSPFIRNVASSAEKFALPVETLDAAAIAARWPEIAVPENYVGLFETDSGVLKSELAIETYINLAKQGGSAQLFNCKVTEIRHDNEGVTVVTEEGEYHGSKLLVSAGTWVTKLLPDLPIASVRKIFAWHQADGRYSENNKFPAFTAETPNGDQYYGFPAEDNELKLGKHNGGQLIDSPEQRKPFGAVASDGSEVFPFLREFLPGIGCCLHGKACTYDNSPDEDFIIDTLPGHDNTLIITGLSGHGFKFASVLGEIACQFALGQKPAFDLSPFVLSRFKTA; from the coding sequence ATGAACTATGACCTCATCATTGTCGGCAGCGGCTCCGTCGGTGCCGCCGCAGGCTGCTATGCCACACACTCGGGCCTGAAGGTACTGATGATCGACAGCGGCCACCCGCCGCACGATCAGGGCAGCCACCACGGCGACACCCGCCTGATGCGCCATGCTTATGGCGAAGGTGAAAAATATGTCCCGTTGGTCCTGCGAGCACAAAAACTGTGGGATGCCCTGGCTGAAGCCAGCGGCGAGAAGCTCTTTCATCGCACCGGGGTCATTAATCTGGGGCCAGCTGATTCGCCCTTTATTCGCAATGTCGCCTCCAGCGCAGAGAAATTTGCCCTGCCGGTTGAAACGCTGGACGCCGCCGCCATTGCCGCCCGCTGGCCGGAGATTGCGGTGCCTGAAAACTACGTCGGCCTGTTTGAGACGGACTCGGGCGTGCTGAAAAGCGAGCTGGCCATCGAAACCTACATCAACCTTGCTAAACAAGGGGGCAGCGCTCAGCTCTTTAACTGCAAGGTGACGGAAATCCGCCACGACAATGAAGGTGTGACTGTTGTCACTGAAGAAGGTGAATATCACGGGAGCAAACTGCTGGTCAGCGCGGGCACCTGGGTCACCAAACTGCTGCCGGACCTGCCGATCGCGTCGGTTCGCAAGATCTTTGCCTGGCACCAGGCCGATGGACGCTACAGCGAGAACAACAAATTCCCGGCGTTTACCGCAGAAACCCCCAACGGCGATCAGTATTACGGCTTCCCGGCGGAAGATAACGAACTGAAGCTGGGTAAGCACAACGGCGGGCAGTTGATTGACTCACCCGAGCAGCGTAAACCCTTTGGCGCTGTCGCCAGCGATGGGTCCGAAGTCTTTCCCTTCCTGCGCGAATTTTTACCCGGCATCGGCTGCTGTCTGCACGGCAAAGCCTGCACCTATGACAATTCACCGGATGAAGATTTCATCATTGATACCCTCCCCGGCCATGACAACACCCTGATCATTACCGGGCTGAGCGGGCACGGGTTCAAATTCGCCTCCGTTTTGGGCGAAATTGCCTGCCAGTTTGCTTTGGGTCAAAAACCTGCCTTTGATTTATCCCCGTTTGTACTTTCTCGCTTCAAAACGGCGTAG